One genomic window of Pigmentiphaga litoralis includes the following:
- a CDS encoding ABC transporter permease has translation MTTSVLKPATVPSGAWAGSSRALGRFALGACVPVLILVLWQLVGQSSAMSGVVPVPMQVGRAWYDWMFGNPGMGLNPYLGTWFGNVQYSTMRVAQGFILAMALGIPIGLAIGWSRVTSLMLDPLVQGMRPIPITAWLPFSIAVFGIRDMGSIFLIFLGGFYAIIVNTTQGARDVDRNLVRAARMMGASSGQVLRRVVLPAAMPSIFTGLRIGLGISWTAVIVSEMVAVKSGLGYVLWDAYYVGRMDIVLADMVSIGLMGFISDRLIVLIERRVLVWRILQNH, from the coding sequence ATGACCACTTCCGTATTGAAGCCGGCAACTGTGCCGTCCGGCGCCTGGGCCGGGTCGAGCCGCGCACTGGGCCGCTTCGCACTGGGTGCCTGCGTGCCGGTGCTGATCCTGGTGCTGTGGCAACTGGTGGGCCAATCGAGCGCCATGTCGGGCGTCGTGCCCGTGCCGATGCAGGTCGGCCGCGCCTGGTATGACTGGATGTTCGGGAATCCGGGCATGGGCTTGAACCCCTACCTGGGCACCTGGTTCGGTAACGTGCAATACAGCACGATGCGCGTCGCGCAAGGATTCATCCTGGCCATGGCGCTGGGCATTCCGATCGGGCTGGCCATCGGCTGGAGCCGCGTCACGTCATTGATGCTGGACCCGCTGGTGCAGGGCATGCGCCCGATTCCTATCACTGCCTGGCTGCCGTTTTCGATCGCCGTGTTCGGCATCCGCGACATGGGCTCGATCTTCCTGATCTTCCTGGGCGGCTTCTACGCCATCATCGTCAACACCACCCAGGGCGCGCGCGACGTCGACCGCAATCTGGTCCGTGCCGCCCGCATGATGGGCGCGTCGTCGGGCCAGGTGCTGCGCCGCGTGGTGTTGCCGGCTGCCATGCCTTCGATCTTTACCGGGCTGCGCATCGGCCTGGGCATTTCGTGGACGGCCGTGATCGTGTCCGAAATGGTCGCGGTCAAGTCGGGCCTGGGCTATGTGCTGTGGGACGCGTATTACGTGGGCCGCATGGACATCGTGCTGGCCGACATGGTGTCGATCGGCCTGATGGGTTTCATCAGCGATCGCCTGATCGTGCTCATCGAAC